The Zingiber officinale cultivar Zhangliang chromosome 9A, Zo_v1.1, whole genome shotgun sequence genome window below encodes:
- the LOC122021802 gene encoding probable nucleolar protein 5-2: protein MLVLFETPAGFALFKVLDEGKLDKVEDLWKEFTSAESARKIVKLQAFNKFENTSDALSAATLLIDSKPSKGLRKFLRAHCDGETLAVADSKLGNAIKDKLKIDCLHNNAVMELMRGLRNQLTELISGLAVQDLAPMSLGLSHSLSRYKLKFSPDKVDTMIIQAIGLLDDLDKELNTYAMRVREWYGWHFPELSKIVQDNIQYAKVVKLMGNRTNAVALDFSEVLSEETEAELKEAAVISMGTEVSDLDLANIKELCDQVLALSEYRAQLYDYLKSRMNTIAPNLTALVGELVGARLIAHGGSLLNLAKQPGSTVQILGAEKALFRALKTKHATPKYGLIFHASLVGQAAPKIKGKISRSLAAKTALAIRYDALGDSQDNSMGLENRAKLETRLRVLEGRELGQSAGSTKGKPKIEYYDKDRKKGAGALITPAKTYNTSADLLLEQATDSTRSNTTSEVAALPKKRKHREAELPPSEKTVDATPMSEAKDAGEKRKKKRKISESENTNLQVDDPVSGDKSEEQIKKKTKKKKDVNQDEEVPSKKEKKKKHAEEEQAMGDAVHKKKEKKKKDKGRE, encoded by the exons ATGTTGGTGTTGTTCGAGACCCCTGCGGGCTTTGCCCTATTCAAGGTTTTGGATGAAGGAAAGCTTGACAAAGTCGAG GATTTGTGGAAAGAGTTTACATCAGCAGAGTCAGCTAGAAAG ATTGTGAAGCTGCAAGCTTTTAATAAATTTGAGAATACTTCAGACGCATTATCTGCTGCAACCTTATTGATAGATAGCAAGCCCAGCAAGGGCCTTAGGAAGTTCTTACGTGCTCATTGTGATGGTGAGACATTGGCTGTGGCTGATTCAAAGCTTGGGAATGCTATTAAGGACAAGCTG AAAATTGATTGCCTCCACAACAATGCTGTGATGGAGCTGATGAGAGGACTTAGAAACCAGCTGACAGAACTTATTTCCGGGTTAGCTGTGCAAGATCTAGCTCCAATGAGCTTGGGTTTATCTCACAGCTTATCCAGATACAAACTGAAGTTCAGCCCTGATAAG GTGGATACAATGATCATTCAAGCCATTGGTTTGTTAGATGATTTAGACAAAGAGCTCAATACCTATGCCATGAGAGTTCGAGAATGGTATGGATGGCATTTCCCAGAGCTTTCAAAAATTGTACAAGACAACATTCAGTATGCAAAGGTAGTAAAGCTAATGGGCAACCGTACAAATGCTGTTGCTCTTGATTTTTCCGAG GTACTATCTGAAGAGACTGAAGCAGAGCTGAAAGAAGCAGCAGTCATATCAATGGGTACTGAAGTTAGCGATCTAGACTTAGCTAACATCAAAGAGCTCTGTGACCAGGTTCTAGCACTTTCAGAGTACAGGGCTCAGCTTTATGATTACCTGAAAAGCAGAATGAACACAATTGCACCAAATTTGACTGCCCTCGTTGGGGAGCTTGTTGGAGCTCGTCTTATTGCTCATGGTGGTAGTTTACTCAATCTAGCAAAGCAACCTGGGAGTACTGTTCAGATACTTGGTGCAGAAAAG GCTTTGTTTAGAGCTTTGAAAACCAAACACGCTACACCAAAGTATGGGCTTATTTTCCATGCATCTTTAGTCGGTCAGGCAGCTCCTAAAATCAAGGGGAAAATTTCTCGTTCTCTTGCTGCAAAGACTGCTTTGGCTATTAGGTACGATGCTCTTGGCGATAGTCAGGACAACAGTATGGGATTGGAAAATCGAGCTAAG CTTGAAACCCGCCTTAGAGTTCTTGAGGGCCGAGAGTTGGGTCAGTCTGCTGGTTCTACCAAAGGAAAGCCCAAGATTGAGTATTATGACAAAGATCGGAAGAAAGGTGCTGGGGCTCTGATTACTCCGGCAAAG ACATATAATACCTCAGCAGATCTTCTACTCGAGCAAGCAACTGATTCAACTCGGAGTAATACAACCAGCGAAGTTGCAGCACTTCCGAAGAAAAGGAAGCACCGGGAAGCTGAATTGCCTCCCTCTGAAAAAACAGTTGATGCGACACCCATGAGCGAGGCCAAGGATGcaggagagaagaggaagaagaagagaaagatctCTGAGTCAGAGAACACCAATTTGCAAGTTGATGATCCAGTTTCTGGCGACAAATCGGAAGAGCAGAttaaaaagaaaactaagaagaagaaggatgtgAATCAGGATGAGGAGGTGCCcagcaaaaaggaaaagaagaaaaaacacgCTGAAGAAGAGCAGGCAATGGGCGATGCAGTTcacaagaaaaaggagaagaagaaaaaggacaaGGGGAGGGAGTAg
- the LOC122020733 gene encoding GDSL esterase/lipase At2g23540-like gives MDLRWAAAAAAVCAMALVIRSEAAEKLAFPGASFVFGDSLVDAGNNNYLPSLSRADLPPNGMDFAASGGQPTGRFTNGRTMADIVGELLGQLNYSQPFLSPETKGPVILNGVNYASGGSGILNSTGRIFVNRLGMDVQIDYFNVTRRQLDELLGTKAAREFLWKKAIFSITVGSNDILNNYLLPFFSIAERVNQTPDAFIADLIAALRGQLIRLYSLDARKIVVSNVGPLGCIPYQKTINQLNENECAGLPNQMAMKYNALLRDLLMELNRRLPGAVFVLSNAYDLVTELLANYRAYGFTDASTACCGNGGQYRGIFPCGPASTMCDDRSRYVFWDPYHPSQAANVFFAKHMADGDTRYISPMNIRQLLKL, from the exons ATGGATTTGAGgtgggcggcggcggcggcggcggtgtgTGCCATGGCGCTCGTTATTCGCAGCGAAGCCGCGGAGAAGCTTGCGTTCCCAGGTGCTTCCTTTGTGTTCGGCGACTCGCTCGTGGACGCCGGCAACAACAACTACCTTCCTTCCCTGTCACGGGCCGACTTGCCCCCCAACGGCATGGACTTCGCAGCCTCCGGCGGGCAGCCGACCGGGCGGTTCACAAACGGGAGAACCATGGCGGACATCGTCG GCGAATTGCTCGGGCAGCTAAACTACTCGCAGCCGTTCTTGTCGCCTGAAACCAAAGGACCGGTCATTCTCAACGGAGTCAACTACGCGTCCGGCGGCTCCGGAATTCTCAACAGCACCGGAAGAATTTTC GTGAATCGGCTGGGAATGGACGTCCAAATCGATTACTTCAACGTCACCCGGCGGCAACTGGACGAGTTACTGGGAACGAAGGCGGCCAGAGAGTTCTTGTGGAAGAAGGCCATCTTCTCCATCACCGTCGGATCCAACGACATCCTCAACAACTACCTCCTCCCGTTCTTCTCCATCGCCGAAAGGGTCAATCAAACGCCGGACGCCTTCATCGCCGACCTCATCGCCGCCCTACGAGGGCAGCTCATC AGGCTCTACTCCCTCGACGCCAGGAAAATCGTGGTGAGCAACGTGGGGCCGTTGGGATGCATTCCCTACCAGAAGACGATCAACCAACTGAACGAGAACGAGTGCGCCGGCTTGCCCAACCAAATGGCGATGAAGTACAACGCTCTGTTGAGGGACTTGCTCATGGAGCTCAATCGCCGCCTCCCTGGAGCTGTGTTTGTCCTGTCCAACGCATACGACCTGGTGACGGAGTTGCTCGCCAACTATCGAGCTTACG GGTTTACGGATGCAAGCACGGCGTGCTGCGGCAACGGAGGGCAGTACCGCGGCATTTTTCCATGTGGGCCGGCGTCGACAATGTGCGATGACCGATCGAGGTATGTGTTCTGGGATCCTTACCATCCGAGCCAGGCAGCGAATGTGTTTTTTGCCAAGCATATGGCCGATGGAGATACCAGGTATATATCTCCGATGAATATTCGACAACTTTTGAAGCTCTGA